The following coding sequences are from one Venturia canescens isolate UGA chromosome 5, ASM1945775v1, whole genome shotgun sequence window:
- the LOC122410837 gene encoding ferredoxin-fold anticodon-binding domain-containing protein 1 homolog isoform X3 produces the protein MKLSNFRENDKVLLLGEGNFSFAVSLMEHNLPITITASCYETSILHDSTRKNVDSLQNNGLRVLLGVDATSIADHPALRNETFDKILFNFPHVGGKMRIDKNRELIRKFFTTVGLFLNADGLILMTLCNGQGGTLADRTQRRWDDSWKVKEMAAHGNFILNRVEPFDISNFPNYNSTGYRGLEKKFHVENSLTHFFSKTEAPALEHFAAGIPLDYDVPIHLQDNIHYLDLVPQGDQDFGNLNPPMFQFNITFSIDEDFREFKLFVILYNFAGKIVRNVEFVRSYKFPSGKITNTYKISYQSDVIPLYRQRVIDIHRRIIAELLFDNLDVIVTR, from the exons ATGAAGCTCTCgaattttcgtgagaacgaTAAAGTTTTGTTGTTAGGAGAAGGCAATTTTTCGTTCGCGGTCTCATTGATGGAACATAACCTACCAATAACAATAACAGCGTCATGTTACGAGACCTCAATTCTTCACGATAGCACAAGGAAAAATGTAGATTCTCTACAAAATAATG gaCTACGAGTTTTGTTAGGAGTCGACGCGACCAGTATTGCGGATCATCCTGCCTTGAGAAACGAAACTTTTGACaagattttatttaattttcccCATGTCGGGGGTAAAATGCGTATAGATAAAAATCGCGAATTgatcagaaaattttttaccacCGTGGGATTATTCCTCAATGCGGACGGCTTGATTTTAATGACACTTTGCAATGGCCAGGGTGGAACTCTAGCGGATAGAACTCAAAGACGCTGGGACGACTCTTGGAAAGTTAAAGAAATGGCTGCTCATGgaaattttattctcaatcGAGTAGAGCCCTTtgatatttcaaattttccaaattacaACTCAACCGGCTATCGAGGATTAGAGAAAAAGTTCCATGttgaaaactctttgacaCACTTTTTCAGTAAAACCGAAGCTCCGGCGCTTGAGCACTTTGCCGCAGGAATTCCATTAGATTACGACGTTCCAATTCATCTTCAGGACAATATTCATTATCTAGATTTAGTACCTCAAGGAGATcaggactttggcaatttgaATCCACCCATGTTTCAATTCAATATTACTTTCTCAATAGACGAAGATTTTCGGGAATTCAAATTGTTTGTCATTTTGTATAATTTTGCTGGGAAAATCGTGCGCAATGTCGAATTTGTTAGGTCTTACAAATTTCCTAGTGGAAAAATCACTAACACTTATAAGATAAGTTATCAATCGGACGTTATACCATTGTACAGGCAGAGAGTCATAGATATTCATCGACGAATCATAGCTGAATTGTTATTCGATAATCTTGATGTTATAGTGACAAGATGA
- the LOC122410837 gene encoding mitochondrial ribosome-associated GTPase 2 isoform X1 — MMNCLNRLRLSTTCSRIREQYLLALNPRDSLKQNLNSDYKFQRTISLTVFREKWMPTALRNLKPKSRQHTEQCFVDVKQVKAFGGVGGDGAISFLQLWVNDKAGPDGGDGGHGGHVLFEVSPDVKDLKGVKNIVQAENGEKGYSKDCCGKNAEHKVIKVPIGTIVRNTNGDILADLDEPGMMFIAARGGAGGHGNAFFTSPTQQCPQICEYGAVGEEKEYVLEVRSMAHIGLIGLPNAGKSTLLRAISRARPKVASYPFTTLRPHLGMVLYDDYEQIAVADLPGLIEDSHKNRGLGITFLKHIERCAALLFIVDLSLEKPWTQYETLRNEIEQFNRKLLRRPTLLIANKIDLPESRENLTELKARVALPIVPISAKMGENVSHLLKEMRLLYDRDLKARSEDRKE, encoded by the exons ATG ATGAATTGCTTGAATCGCCTCCGACTTTCGACGACATGCAGCCGGATTCGAGAGCAATATTTATTAGCACTAAACCCAAGAGATTCATTAAAACAGAATTTGAATAGCGATTATAAATTCCAAAGGACAATAAGTTTAACAGTGTTTCGTGAAAAATGGATGCCAACGGCTCTGAGAAATTTGAAACCGAAATCACGTCAACACACCGAACAATGTTTCGTCGATGTTAAACAGGTGAAAGCATTCGGAGGAGTTGGAGGTGACGGAGCTATTAGTTTTCTCCAGTTATGGGTCAACGATAAGGCAGGACCGGATGGTGGCGATGGAGGTCATGGTGGACACGTCCTTTTTGAG GTCTCTCCGGATGTTAAAGATCTCAAAGGGGTCAAAAATATTGTCCAAGCAGAAAACGGTGAAAAAGGGTATTCGAAAGACTGTTGCGGTAAAAATGCTGAACACAAAGTAATAAAAGTACCAATTGGTACGATAGTACgtaacacgaacggtgacatATTGGCCGATCTTGATGAACCAGGAATGATGTTCATCGCTGCCCGAGGCGGTGCCGGTGGCCACGGAAATGCGTTTTTCACATCACCGACTCAGCAATGCCCACAGATTTGTGAATATGGAGCAGttggagaggaaaaagaataTGTACTAGAAGTACGAAGTATGGCACACATTGGATTG atCGGGCTTCCAAATGCCGGAAAAAGTACATTGTTGAGGGCGATTTCACGTGCGAGACCGAAAGTGGCTTCGTATCCATTCACGACGTTGAGGCCACATTTGGGAATGGTTCTTTACGACGATTACGAACAAATCGCAG tGGCCGATCTACCCGGTCTAATCGAAGATTCGCACAAAAATCGAGGTCTCGGTATAACTTTTCTGAAGCACATCGAACGCTGCGCCGCACTATTGTTCATCGTAGACTTGAGTCTAGAGAAGCCTTGGACGCAATACGAAACATTgagaaacgaaatcgaacaaTTCAACAGGAAGCTTTTACGAAGGCCTACGCTTCTCATAGCAAATAAAATTGACTTGCCAGAATCGAGG GAAAACCTGACGGAGCTAAAAGCAAGAGTGGCCCTGCCGATCGTGCCAATATCTGCGAAAATGGGCGAAAATGTATCGCACCTGTTGAAAGAGATGAGACTTCTATACGATCGTGACTTGAAAGCAAGAAGTGAAGATCGCAAGGAATAG
- the LOC122410837 gene encoding mitochondrial ribosome-associated GTPase 2 isoform X2, giving the protein MNCLNRLRLSTTCSRIREQYLLALNPRDSLKQNLNSDYKFQRTISLTVFREKWMPTALRNLKPKSRQHTEQCFVDVKQVKAFGGVGGDGAISFLQLWVNDKAGPDGGDGGHGGHVLFEVSPDVKDLKGVKNIVQAENGEKGYSKDCCGKNAEHKVIKVPIGTIVRNTNGDILADLDEPGMMFIAARGGAGGHGNAFFTSPTQQCPQICEYGAVGEEKEYVLEVRSMAHIGLIGLPNAGKSTLLRAISRARPKVASYPFTTLRPHLGMVLYDDYEQIAVADLPGLIEDSHKNRGLGITFLKHIERCAALLFIVDLSLEKPWTQYETLRNEIEQFNRKLLRRPTLLIANKIDLPESRENLTELKARVALPIVPISAKMGENVSHLLKEMRLLYDRDLKARSEDRKE; this is encoded by the exons ATGAATTGCTTGAATCGCCTCCGACTTTCGACGACATGCAGCCGGATTCGAGAGCAATATTTATTAGCACTAAACCCAAGAGATTCATTAAAACAGAATTTGAATAGCGATTATAAATTCCAAAGGACAATAAGTTTAACAGTGTTTCGTGAAAAATGGATGCCAACGGCTCTGAGAAATTTGAAACCGAAATCACGTCAACACACCGAACAATGTTTCGTCGATGTTAAACAGGTGAAAGCATTCGGAGGAGTTGGAGGTGACGGAGCTATTAGTTTTCTCCAGTTATGGGTCAACGATAAGGCAGGACCGGATGGTGGCGATGGAGGTCATGGTGGACACGTCCTTTTTGAG GTCTCTCCGGATGTTAAAGATCTCAAAGGGGTCAAAAATATTGTCCAAGCAGAAAACGGTGAAAAAGGGTATTCGAAAGACTGTTGCGGTAAAAATGCTGAACACAAAGTAATAAAAGTACCAATTGGTACGATAGTACgtaacacgaacggtgacatATTGGCCGATCTTGATGAACCAGGAATGATGTTCATCGCTGCCCGAGGCGGTGCCGGTGGCCACGGAAATGCGTTTTTCACATCACCGACTCAGCAATGCCCACAGATTTGTGAATATGGAGCAGttggagaggaaaaagaataTGTACTAGAAGTACGAAGTATGGCACACATTGGATTG atCGGGCTTCCAAATGCCGGAAAAAGTACATTGTTGAGGGCGATTTCACGTGCGAGACCGAAAGTGGCTTCGTATCCATTCACGACGTTGAGGCCACATTTGGGAATGGTTCTTTACGACGATTACGAACAAATCGCAG tGGCCGATCTACCCGGTCTAATCGAAGATTCGCACAAAAATCGAGGTCTCGGTATAACTTTTCTGAAGCACATCGAACGCTGCGCCGCACTATTGTTCATCGTAGACTTGAGTCTAGAGAAGCCTTGGACGCAATACGAAACATTgagaaacgaaatcgaacaaTTCAACAGGAAGCTTTTACGAAGGCCTACGCTTCTCATAGCAAATAAAATTGACTTGCCAGAATCGAGG GAAAACCTGACGGAGCTAAAAGCAAGAGTGGCCCTGCCGATCGTGCCAATATCTGCGAAAATGGGCGAAAATGTATCGCACCTGTTGAAAGAGATGAGACTTCTATACGATCGTGACTTGAAAGCAAGAAGTGAAGATCGCAAGGAATAG
- the AlaRS gene encoding alanine--tRNA ligase, cytoplasmic yields MPESMTAKEVRQSYIDFFKSKGHEYVHSSSTIPHDDPTLLFTNAGMNQFKPIFLGTVDPNSDMAKWIRVVNTQKCIRAGGKHNDLDDVGKDVYHHTFFEMMGNWSFGDYFKKEICTWAWEYLTTILKLPADRLYVTYFGGDEKAGLEPDNECKDIWLSLGVPPTHVLPGSMKDNFWEMGETGPCGPCSELHYDRIGGREAAHLVNEDDPDVLEIWNLVFIQFNRESDGSLRSLPKKHIDCGLGLERLISVIQNKRANYDTDLFMPLFDAIQKGTGAPEYQGRVGDDDVNGIDMAYRVLADHARTITIALADGGMPDNTGRGYVLRRILRRAVRYATEKLNAKPGFFASLVNVVVELLGETFPELTKDPQSIMDVINEEETQFLKTLSRGRNLLDRTIAKLENLNILPGEVAWRLYDTYGFPVDLTQLMSEEKGLSVDMAAYEEAKKLAQIASQAKSGGADEQINLDVHAITELQNKGVPPTDDSFKYNYKAASSDRNAEYIFEACDGKVIAIRRDKTFVDAASSGEEVGILLDRTNFYAEQGGQIYDEGFLVKITDDSNDENTEIRVTNVQVRGGYVLHVGTVGIGSLKVGDRVNLNVDTSRRRLVMNNHSATHALNYALRSVLGTETDQKGSLVAPNRLRFDFTNKSAMSPVQVKKTEDIITEIVEKNKQIYAKESNLAVAKTILGLRAMFEEAYPDPVRIVSVGVPVEELEKNPLGDRGTHTSVEFCGGTHLHYTSHIGDFVITSEDAISRGIRRIVALTGPEASKALKKAELLQNRLNKIKADVEADTTCTDSKEHIKRIVEMTEDVSHATIPYWKKDEMRTMLKNLKKSLDDKERAAKAAIANNVAEAASQLIQTQVGTPVLVEELQAFSNTKALDLALKKVKAVSPETSAMFLSVDPESKKVFALCAVPKSAVEKGLKANEWIKTIATLMNGKGGGTPESAQASGTNYESLKECLKLAHEFASSKLGLDAAERVESSKGVKNDSSSEKNSEDLILHTVPGSMRGNYVQIVAKWSNRKLIIKEENVKTGESSNALLLKGKNVDLRDGSAIAFFLANSQLRRDDDSFAMSQVIQWMSYAENHITPQVLTLVLSTLGLDSKISSTSRKQSEDQLTQTLTALNEILLEKTYLIQDRASLADLAVFSAFLPLYEHVLSPESRKTYGNLTRWFETILNQSVVLAVVKTFQYCETNDQNKTSQTPQPKRKRNRNSNRQKKSPPC; encoded by the exons ATGCCTGAATCAATGACGGCTAAAGAAGTACGCCAATCGTACATAGATTTTTTCAAGAGCAAAGGTCATGAATATGTGCATTCCAGCTCTACTATACCCCACGACGATCCTACATTGCTGTTTACCAATGCTGGAATGAATCAG TTCAAGCCCATTTTCCTTGGCACTGTTGACCCGAACAGTGATATGGCCAAGTGGATAAGAGTTGTCAATACCCAGAAGTGCATAAGAGCAGGAGGAAAGCACAATGACTTGGATGACGTTGGCAAGGATGTTTATCACCATACTTTCTTTGAAATGATGGGCAACTGGTCGTTCGGAGATTATTTCAAA AAAGAAATTTGCACCTGGGCCTGGGAATATTTGACGACTATTCTGAAATTACCTGCTGATCGATTGTACGTTACTTACTTTGGTGGTGACGAAAAAGCTGGACTGGAGCCAGACAACGAGTGCAAGGACATTTGGCTCTCTTTAGG TGTACCACCGACGCACGTTTTGCCAGGAAGTATGAAAGACAATTTTTGGGAAATGGGTGAAACTGGTCCATGCGGTCCTTGCAGTGAATTGCATTACGATCGAATCGGAGGTCGAGAAGCTGCTCACTTGGTGAACGAGGATGATCCTGACGTCCTCGAAATATGGAATCTCGTATTTATACAATTTAATCG TGAATCGGATGGATCGCTCCGAAGTTTACCCAAAAAACACATCGATTGTGGTCTCGGATTGGAACGTTTGATCTCTGTGATACAGAATAAGCGTGCCAACTACGATACTGATTTGTTCATGCCACTGTTCGATGCTATTCAAAAGGGTACCGGTGCTCCAGAATATCAAGGAAGAGTCGGAGACGACGATGTCAATGGCATCGATATGGCATACAGAGTATTGGCCGATCACGCTCGTACGATCACAATTGCTCTCGCCGATGGTGGAATGCCGGACAATACTGGCCGAGG CTATGTATTGAGAAGAATTTTGCGAAGAGCGGTGCGTTACGCGACCGAAAAATTGAACGCAAAACCCGGGTTTTTCGCATCATTGGTGAATGTCGTAGTCGAATTACTCGGCGAGACATTCCCTGAGTTAACGAAAGATCCTCAATCGATAATGGACGTAATCAACGAAGAAGAAACCCAATTTCTCAAAACTTTGTCTCGCGGTAGAAATCTTCTCGATCGTACGATCGCCAAACTTGAAAATCTGAATATTTTGCCCGGCGAAGTAGCTTGGCGATTGTATGATACTTACGGATTTCCGGTTGATCTCACGCAACTTATGAGCGAGGAAAAAGGTCTGTCGGTCGATATGGCCGCTTACGAGGAAGCTAAAAAATTGGCACAG ATCGCATCCCAAGCCAAATCAGGTGGCGCTGACGAGCAAATAAATTTGGACGTGCACGCAATAACGGAGCTGCAAAACAAAGGAGTTCCTCCAACCGATGATTCCTTCAAGTACAATTACAAGGCTGCTTCGTCGGACAGGAACGCTGAATACATATTCGAGGCCTGCGACGGCAAAGTGATAGCGATTCGTCGCGATAAAACGTTCGTTGATGCAGCATCGTCAGGCGAAGAAGTGGGCATACTTCTCGACCGTACTAATTTCTACGCCGAACAAGGTGGCCAAATTTATGACGAGGGATTCCTCGTCAAAATAACGGACGACAGTAACGACGAAAACACGGAAATTCGTGTGACCAATGTACAAGTTCGTGGTGGATACGTTTTACACGTTGGAACTGTGGGAATCGGAAGTTTGAAGGTCGGCGACCGTGTCAATTTGAACGTTGACACTTCCCGACGACGTTTAGTTATGAACAATCACAGTGCGACGCACGCTCTTAATTACGCCTTGAGGAGCGTTCTCGGTACGGAAACCGATCAAAAAGGTTCTCTCGTCGCTCCCAACCGACTGCGCTTCGATTTTACTAACAAAAGCGCCATGAGCCCCGTCCAAGTGAAAAAGACTGAAGATATAATCACGGAAATCGttgagaaaaacaaacaaatttatGCTAAAGAGAGCAACTTGGCTGTCGCCAAAACTATTCTCGGTCTGCGCGCCATGTTCGAAGAAGCTTACCCAGATCCCGTCAGAATCGTCAGCGTTGGCGTTCCCGTTGaagaattggagaaaaatcctCTGGGCGATCGTGGAACTCACACGAGCGTTGAATTTTGCGGTGGAAC GCACTTGCACTACACCAGTCACATCGGCGATTTCGTGATAACGAGCGAAGACGCGATTTCTCGCGGAATCCGAAGAATCGTAGCTCTAACCGGGCCGGAGGCAAGCAAAGCGTTGAAAAAGGCGGAGCTTTTACAAAATCGTTTGAACAAAATCAAAGCCGACGTCGAAGCCGATACAACGTGTACCGACTCTAAAGAACATATAAAGCGAATCGTTGAAATGACCGAAGACGTTTCTCACGCCACGATTCCTTACTGGAAGAAAGACGAGATGAGAacgatgttgaaaaatttgaaaaaatctctcgACGACAAAGAACGCGCTGCGAAAGCTGCGATCGCTAATAACGTCGCTGAAGCAGCTTCCCAACTCATTCAAACCCAAGTTGGAACGCCTGTGCTTGTTGAAGAACTTCAAGCTTTTAGTAACACCAAAGCTCTGGATCTTGCGCTTAAAAAAGTCAAGGCAGTATCGCCCGAAACGAGTGCAATGTTTCTCAGCGTTGATCCTgagagtaaaaaagttttcgcaCTCTGTGCCGTTCCCAAG AGCGCTGTAGAAAAAGGATTGAAAGCAAATGAATGGATCAAGACAATCGCGACGTTGATGAACGGCAAAGGCGGTGGAACGCCCGAGTCCGCGCAAGCCTCTGGTACGAATTACGAAAGTCTCAAGGAATGTCTGAAGCTCGCTCATGAATTTGCGTCGTCGAAGCTTGGTTTGGATGCAGCAG AGCGCGTCGAATCTTCGAAAGGAGTTAAGAACGATTcgtcgagtgaaaaaaactcgGAGGATTTGATCCTCCACACGGTGCCCGGTAGTATGAGAGGCAATTACGTTCAAATCGTCGCGAAGTGGAGCAATAGAAAATTGATAATCAAGGAAGAAAATGTGAAGACCGGTGAATCTTCAAACGCTCTTTTACTGAAGGGCAAGAACGTTGATTTACGTGACGGATCTGCCATTGCTTTTTTCCTGGCAAATTCACAGCTACGACGAGACGACGATTCGTTCGCAATGAGTCAAGTTATTCAGTGGATGAGTTATGCGGAAAATCACATAACACCGCAAGTACTCACCCTCGTATTATCCACACTGGGCCTGGACTCGAAAATTTCGTCGACGAGTCGAAAACAGTCGGAAGATCAATTAACGCAAACACTCACCGCCCTCAACGAGATTTTACTCGAAAAAACTTACCTCATTCAAGACCGTGCGAGTCTCGCTGACCTGGCAGTGTTCAGTGCTTTTCTCCCCCTTTACGAGCACGTTTTGAGCCCGGAAAGCCGGAAAACGTACGGAAATCTCACGAGATGGTTTGAAACGATTCTCAATCAGTCAGTTGTGCTCGCGGTTGTtaaaacttttcaatattGTGAGACaaacgatcaaaataaaacCTCGCAGACTCCCCAACCGAAACGTAAACGAAACCGGAATTCTAATCGCCAGAAAAAATCGCCTCCCTGCTAG
- the mRpS25 gene encoding probable 28S ribosomal protein S25, mitochondrial — MPFMIGRAPVRRTLKYLEAGKLVLKDTIQIFSMNYNIAGQNHVGAKDFAFWHIPQIQYKNPDVQVITFKKMTPSPFVRCFYKDGKQLLIDVDGKNKDEILEHLIKVVGKSEEVLHREALAAEKKDNPANFGIGCEHGCMCDIEGQLVCPGIVPLPNHMRGKFKYAQN; from the exons ATGCCTTTTATGATCGGCAGAGCTCCTGTCAGGAGAACTCTTAAATATCTTGAGGCTGGGAAACTTGTGCTAAAGGATaccattcaaatattttccatgAATTATAATATAGCTGGTCAAAATCATGTCGGAGCAAA AGATTTCGCATTTTGGCACATACCGCAAATTCAATATAAAAATCCTGATGTACAAGTTATAACCTTCAAGAAGATGACTCCCTCACCTTTCGTCcgatgtttttata AGGATGGAAAACAATTGCTGATTGATGTCGATGGGAAGAATAAAGATGAAATACTAGAACATCTGATAAAAGTAGTTGGAAAATCAGAGGAAGTTTTGCACAGAGAAGCCTTGGCtgctgagaaaaaagataATCCTGCAAATTTTGGAATAGGCTGCGAACACGGGTGCATGTGCGACATAGAGGGACAATTGGTGTGTCCAGGAATAGTGCCATTGCCAAATCACATGAGAGGAAAATTCAAATACGCTCAGAACTAG
- the LOC122410841 gene encoding probable RNA-binding protein 18 — MEANPQIPLPLEPIKSNAIEDRRLWVGNLDLRINEYQLLKIVQKYGTIEKFDLLFHRSGPQAGQPRGYAFVTYRDARDAERAKDVLHNVRLGTKNIVVRWAHSVSEGELDKPKAKLEIPALAGAKKEDKKISRQTAIQAIEAKLKMMNESEEEFELNKPLDDAPPLIYQYQRPETQIPSSSARHNHLRNNRHYHSSRPYNRSRPRR; from the exons ATGGAG gcCAACCCCCAGATTCCTTTGCCATTAGAACCAATTAAATCAAACGCTATTGAAGATCGTAGATTGTGGGTGGGCAATTTGGATTTACGAATTAATGA GTACCAACTCCTCAAAATCGTACAAAAATATGGAACGATAGAAAAGTTTGACCTACTGTTCCACCGGTCAGGCCCTCAGGCCGGACAACCCAGAGGTTATGCTTTTGTAACGTATAGAGATGCTCGTGACGCAGAAAGAGCTAAAGATGTTTTGCACAATGTCAGACTAGGAACCAAAAATATTGTGGTGAGATGGGCACACAGCGTTAGTGAG ggTGAATTAGACAAACCTAAAGCAAAGCTGGAGATACCAGCTTTAGCTGGTGCAAAAAaggaagacaaaaaaattag CCGCCAAACTGCAATACAAGCGATAGAAGCAAAGCTTAAAATGATGAATGAATCGGAAGAAGAGTTTGAGTTGAACAAACCATTGGATGACGCACCTCCATTAATATATCAGTACCAAAGGCCAGAAACTCAAATACCGTCCTCGTCTGCTCGCCACAATCACCTAAGAAATAATCGCCATTATCACAGCAGCAGACCTTACAATCGCTCCAGGCCGAGGAGATAA